The DNA segment TTTTCTAACCAGACTTTCTAGACGTTCAAATACTACAAGAGAGTTTCCTGACCCTTGGAATTTCTTATGAATAACAAATAAACTAATCCAAGGAGTATTATCAGAGGGATTAGTTATGCAGTAATCCACTAATCCTATGTAATTATTATCCTGCTTGATTAGCAGTCGAGTAGTATTTAACTTCTTTGATTCATCATACTCAGAAAGGATATCAGCGTAGTTAATAGTACTTTTACCTTTAGACATCTGATTATAGGAAGAGTTTGAATTCATAATTTCTAGTTCAATCTTCCATTTATTAATTTCGTTAGTTTCAAAAGTAATCACGTCAAACACCCTTTTCTACTTTCAATGTTAATCGATGCTGCCCGATAATATCACAACAGAGCTGCTGCTTGTTCAGCAAACGCGCCCTTAAGCTGAATACTTGAATTCGAGATAACTTGTAATATGCTCTTCGGTTAAAGCCCCCGTTAGTGAAATACACATACTATTTCAGATGTAGAAAATAATAACCATATGAGGTGGTATTATGTTATTTCTTAAAACGTTGTTTTCTTTATGTCTTTTTTTCAACTTAGGTATTATGTCTGCTAACAGTCAAAATACTGTACCCCCACCAAAAGTTATAAAAAGTGCTTATACAAACATTCCTGAAGTTAACAATTGGGTTACTGTACCAAAAGGAACTGAAGAAATAACTATTTTTGTAGAAGCCGAAAATACAGAAACAGTTTTATTTTGGATTATACCTACTGGTACTCAGACATGGTGGGAAAGAAGACTTATTGGTTATGCAGTT comes from the Bacillus sp. 2205SS5-2 genome and includes:
- a CDS encoding GNAT family N-acetyltransferase gives rise to the protein MITFETNEINKWKIELEIMNSNSSYNQMSKGKSTINYADILSEYDESKKLNTTRLLIKQDNNYIGLVDYCITNPSDNTPWISLFVIHKKFQGSGNSLVVFERLESLVRKEEKTKLRLAVHKENEKGLSFWSRIGFNKFKEVIFEGKPHYCLEKDI